A single genomic interval of Musa acuminata AAA Group cultivar baxijiao chromosome BXJ3-4, Cavendish_Baxijiao_AAA, whole genome shotgun sequence harbors:
- the LOC135635791 gene encoding transcription factor GHD7-like: MIEVMSSSNPCDVCRGAGGPCPRCTDLNRAAPTFDDPVIRGPDELREFQFFGHDSAVAWMFNDLNYDGPPPEEERPPVPSGYQPLCSLRETSDEFGDGLTFDVCLSATRPPDSIQVSTAAGLAMRQPSSSATIMSFSGTTFTDASSGSNQEAGHPTDGGRGSDASREREAKIMRYKEKRKKRRYEKQVRYESRKAYAEMRPRVKGRFAKTLAANDQPPPPERSYDPNSLGFSWFRS; the protein is encoded by the exons ATGATCGAGGTCATGTCCTCGTCCAACCCGTGCGACGTCTGCCGCGGCGCCGGCGGCCCGTGTCCCCGCTGCACCGACCTCAACCGCGCGGCGCCGACGTTCGACGACCCGGTAATTCGAGGCCCCGACGAGCTGCGCGAGTTCCAGTTCTTCGGGCACGACAGCGCGGTGGCGTGGATGTTCAACGATCTGAACTACGACGGGCCGCCGCCGGAGGAGGAAAGGCCGCCGGTGCCCTCTGGGTACCAGCCTCTTTGTAGCTTGAGAGAAACCAGCGATGAGTTCGGAGATGGGTTGACTTTTGATGTCTGCTTGAGTGCGACTCGGCCGCCGGACTCGATCCAGGTCTCGACCGCGGCAGGTCTGGCCATGAGACAGCCATCGTCGAGCGCCACCATC ATGTCCTTCTCGGGCACCACATTCACGGACGCTTCGAGTGGGAGCAACCAAGAGGCGGGACATCCCACGGACGGCGGCCGAGGCAGCGACGCCAGCAGGGAGAGAGAAGCCAAGATCATGAGGTACAAGGAGAAGCGGAAGAAGCGGCGGTACGAGAAGCAAGTGCGGTACGAGTCGAGGAAGGCGTACGCCGAAATGAGGCCGAGGGTGAAAGGCCGGTTCGCCAAGACGCTGGCTGCGAACGACCAGCCGCCGCCGCCGGAGAGGTCTTACGATCCTAACAGCCTTGGTTTCAGCTGGTTCCGTTCCTAG